A window of the Hevea brasiliensis isolate MT/VB/25A 57/8 chromosome 6, ASM3005281v1, whole genome shotgun sequence genome harbors these coding sequences:
- the LOC110632672 gene encoding ubiquitin-conjugating enzyme E2 7, which produces MASQASLLLQKQLKDLCKNPVDGFSAGLVDENNIFEWSVTIIGPPDTLYEGGFFNAIMSFPSNYPNSPPTVKFTSEIWHPNVYPDGRVCISILHPPGDDPNGYELASERWMPVHTVESIVLSIISMLSSPNDESPANVEAAKEWRERREEFKKKVSRCVRKSQEML; this is translated from the exons ATGGCATCTCAAGCCAGCCTGCTCCTTCAAAAACAGCTTAAag ATCTTTGTAAAAATCCGGTGGATGGGTTCTCCGCGGGCTTGGTTGATGAGAATAATATCTTTGAATGGAGCGTTACCATTATTGGACCGCCTGATACGCTTTA TGAAGGGGGATTTTTTAATGCCATAATGAGCTTTCCATCCAATTATCCAAACAGCCCTCCAACTGTGAAGTTTACCTCAGAGATATGGCATCCTAATG TTTATCCTGATGGGCGTGTTTGCATATCAATTCTTCATCCTCCAGGTGATGATCCAAATGGCTATGAGCTTGCAAGCGAACGCTGGATGCCTGTCCATACA GTTGAAAGTATAGTGTTGAGTATCATATCAATGCTTTCTAGTCCTAATGATGAATCTCCAGCAAATGTTGAAGCTGCA AAGGAATGGAGAGAAAGGAGAGAGGAGTTCAAGAAAAAAGTTAGCCGCTGCGTGAGAAAATCACAAGAAATGTTATGA